Proteins co-encoded in one Natronorubrum daqingense genomic window:
- a CDS encoding NADP-dependent malic enzyme, with translation MSLDEDSLDYHRDDPPGKIEIRTTKSTTTQRDLSLAYSPGVAAPCREIADRSDDAYQYTAKGNLVGVVSNGSAVLGLGDIGAQASKPVMEGKGVLFKRFADIDVFDIELEHDDADAFVESVAAMGATFGGINLEDIAAPDCFRIEERLRERMDIPVFHDDQHGTAIICGAALLNAVDIAGKELENLSVTFSGAGAAALATARFFVSLGVEKENITMVDIDGVLTTDRAESGDLDPYSREFARDVPDGGLEGALEDADVFVGLSVGGIVSEEMIRSMAADPIVFAMANPDPEIDYETAKNARDDTVIMATGRSDYPNQVNNVLGFPFIFRGALDVRAAEINEAMKVAAAKAIADLAKADVPDAVRKAYGDQPLQFGPEYIIPKPLDPRVLFEVAPAVARAAMDSGSARTEIDPEEYVERLEARLGKSREMMRTVFNKAKSDPKRIALAEGANERIVRAAAQIADREIAAPVLIGDAAEIETTISALGLEFDPDVVDPSTSAVEAYVDALYERRQRKGVTRTEATERIRDSNYFASVMVDQGDADAMLTGLTNHYPSALRPPLQVIGTAPETDYAAGVYMLTFKNRVVFLADTTVNQDPDEEVLAEITRHTADLARRFNVEPRAALLSYSDFGSVDNEGTRKPRRAARRLRDDPAVDFPVDGEMQADTAVVEDFLTGSYEFSDLEEPANVLVLPNLEAGNICYKLLQRLGGAEAIGPMLVGMDRPVHVLQRDDDVSDIVNLAAVATVDAQDE, from the coding sequence ATGTCACTAGATGAAGACTCACTCGACTACCATCGTGATGACCCGCCCGGGAAGATCGAGATCCGGACGACGAAATCGACGACCACCCAGCGGGACCTCTCGCTCGCGTACTCACCCGGCGTCGCCGCGCCGTGTCGAGAGATCGCCGACCGATCGGACGACGCCTACCAGTACACGGCGAAAGGGAATCTCGTCGGGGTCGTCTCCAACGGCTCCGCCGTTCTCGGACTGGGCGATATCGGCGCGCAGGCCTCCAAGCCAGTCATGGAGGGGAAAGGCGTCCTCTTCAAACGCTTTGCCGACATCGACGTCTTCGACATCGAACTCGAGCACGACGACGCCGACGCGTTCGTCGAATCGGTCGCCGCGATGGGCGCGACCTTCGGCGGGATCAACCTCGAGGACATCGCCGCCCCCGACTGCTTTCGAATCGAGGAGCGCCTGCGCGAGCGAATGGACATCCCCGTTTTCCACGACGACCAACACGGCACCGCGATCATCTGCGGAGCGGCACTGTTGAACGCCGTCGATATCGCTGGAAAAGAACTCGAGAATCTCTCCGTTACGTTCTCCGGGGCGGGTGCAGCAGCCCTCGCGACCGCGCGGTTCTTCGTCTCGCTCGGCGTCGAGAAGGAGAACATCACGATGGTCGACATCGACGGCGTTTTGACGACCGACCGAGCAGAATCCGGCGATCTCGACCCCTACAGCCGCGAGTTCGCCCGCGACGTTCCCGACGGCGGCCTCGAGGGCGCACTCGAGGATGCGGACGTGTTCGTCGGCCTCTCCGTCGGCGGAATCGTCAGCGAGGAGATGATCCGATCGATGGCCGCTGACCCAATCGTCTTCGCGATGGCAAATCCCGACCCGGAAATCGACTACGAGACGGCCAAGAACGCCCGCGACGACACGGTCATCATGGCCACGGGGCGTTCGGATTACCCGAATCAGGTCAACAACGTGCTCGGCTTCCCCTTCATCTTCAGAGGTGCGCTCGACGTGCGCGCGGCCGAGATCAACGAGGCCATGAAGGTCGCGGCCGCGAAAGCCATCGCCGACCTCGCGAAAGCCGACGTGCCAGACGCCGTGCGCAAGGCCTACGGCGACCAACCCCTGCAGTTTGGCCCCGAGTACATCATCCCGAAACCCCTCGATCCGCGGGTCCTCTTCGAGGTCGCACCCGCCGTCGCCCGCGCCGCGATGGACTCCGGTTCCGCCCGAACCGAGATCGATCCTGAAGAGTACGTCGAGCGACTCGAGGCCCGACTCGGCAAGTCTCGCGAAATGATGCGAACCGTGTTCAACAAGGCGAAGAGCGACCCCAAACGGATTGCGCTGGCCGAGGGAGCAAACGAGCGGATCGTCCGGGCGGCGGCACAGATCGCCGACCGCGAGATCGCTGCTCCCGTGTTGATCGGCGACGCGGCCGAGATCGAGACGACGATTTCGGCCCTCGGCCTCGAGTTCGACCCGGACGTCGTCGATCCGAGCACGTCAGCGGTCGAGGCGTACGTCGATGCACTCTACGAACGTCGCCAGCGAAAGGGCGTGACGCGAACCGAAGCGACGGAACGGATTCGCGATAGCAACTACTTCGCGTCGGTGATGGTCGATCAGGGCGACGCGGACGCCATGCTAACGGGATTGACGAATCACTATCCCTCCGCGCTTCGGCCGCCGCTGCAGGTGATCGGGACCGCTCCCGAGACCGACTACGCCGCTGGCGTCTACATGCTCACGTTCAAGAATCGCGTCGTCTTCCTCGCGGACACGACGGTCAATCAGGATCCGGACGAGGAAGTCCTGGCCGAGATCACCCGTCACACGGCCGACCTCGCTCGCCGGTTCAACGTCGAGCCACGAGCAGCCTTACTCTCGTACTCCGACTTCGGCAGCGTCGACAACGAGGGAACGCGCAAACCGCGCCGCGCTGCACGGCGACTTCGCGACGACCCAGCAGTCGACTTCCCCGTCGACGGCGAGATGCAAGCCGATACCGCCGTCGTCGAGGACTTCCTCACCGGCAGCTACGAGTTCAGCGACCTCGAGGAGCCCGCGAACGTGTTGGTTCTGCCGAACCTCGAGGCGGGGAACATCTGCTACAAGCTTCTCCAGCGACTGGGCGGTGCCGAAGCGATCGGTCCGATGCTCGTCGGCATGGACCGGCCGGTTCACGTCCTCCAGCGAGACGACGACGTGAGCGACATCGTCAATCTGGCTGCGGTCGCCACGGTCGACGCACAGGACGAGTGA
- a CDS encoding Mov34/MPN/PAD-1 family protein, whose translation MGLFDALFRSSEILGIAEETLEFALESSEATHPHEYMGFLRGTDAQELGLEQDGLVITDVLVVPGTESNSVSATVRTSQIPNDVKALGSVHSHPNGVISPSAADLETFGRGSVHIIIGAPYRRSDWQAFDSEGHSTRLNVIDVELPDTDDFFDFTQADIDDDLRR comes from the coding sequence ATGGGGCTGTTCGACGCGCTGTTTCGCTCGAGCGAAATTCTCGGCATCGCCGAGGAGACGCTCGAGTTCGCACTCGAGTCCTCGGAGGCGACGCACCCGCACGAGTACATGGGGTTTCTCCGGGGCACCGACGCCCAGGAACTGGGACTCGAGCAAGATGGGCTCGTCATTACCGACGTGCTCGTCGTTCCGGGGACCGAGTCCAACAGCGTGAGCGCGACGGTTCGAACGAGCCAGATTCCGAACGACGTGAAGGCGCTCGGAAGCGTTCACTCGCATCCGAACGGCGTGATCTCGCCGAGTGCGGCGGACCTCGAGACGTTCGGTCGGGGGAGCGTCCACATCATCATCGGCGCACCCTACCGTCGCTCGGATTGGCAGGCGTTCGATTCGGAAGGTCACTCGACGCGGCTGAACGTGATCGACGTGGAACTACCCGATACCGATGATTTCTTCGACTTTACACAGGCGGATATCGACGACGACCTTCGACGATAG
- a CDS encoding adenylyltransferase/cytidyltransferase family protein, which translates to MTKTVIAQGTFDIVHPGHVHYLEEAAAMGDELYVIVARTANVDHKESPICPATQRRDVVDALEAVDEAILGHEEDIFVPIEEIDPDVIALGHDQHHDDAQIEAELERRGLECTVQRASARESVADDELLSTRLIIERILEQRA; encoded by the coding sequence ATGACGAAGACAGTCATCGCACAGGGGACGTTCGATATCGTCCACCCTGGTCACGTCCACTACCTCGAGGAGGCCGCGGCGATGGGCGACGAACTGTACGTGATCGTCGCTCGAACGGCGAACGTCGACCACAAGGAGTCGCCGATCTGTCCGGCCACCCAACGCCGGGACGTGGTCGACGCCCTCGAGGCGGTCGACGAGGCGATCCTCGGTCACGAGGAGGACATCTTCGTCCCGATCGAGGAGATCGATCCCGACGTGATCGCGCTGGGCCACGACCAACACCACGACGACGCACAGATCGAAGCCGAACTCGAGCGCCGCGGACTCGAGTGTACCGTCCAACGCGCGAGCGCTCGCGAGTCGGTCGCGGACGACGAACTGCTCTCGACACGGCTGATTATCGAGCGGATTCTCGAGCAGCGGGCCTAA
- a CDS encoding cell surface protein: MRKDATRRRFLVGSATVSAVALAGCAGDGNGDDDNGEGSEFDDEDYDIDPDLEEGDGSYEVWALDQGRDDIFIYEPAADADGDDEFAMTDYIDVNDLGIDADDIVPHMIDFSSDYAYAAIACTAGGRTLVFDTEEKELVADIETGPSTHMAAFSPGDEYITVDVMGDMEDGHYGSIVRLDADTENGEFEEVDRIELGESDEVSDNEVEPGHPICHQYTADGRSLHTLGPEYGNAGLVIVDHDEFEIERAYTQEEAPTNCGTMPHYEDEKFYLTAGAPSDPDEGEDGVGHYYVYDTAEDEFILEEGDTEGVDAHGFWFTPDGEELWILNRETNDGVVVDPETDEPVEDGYIEQYGPDQADDPADSDAPDIMWSSPDGEYMFVSLRGPDPVSGDPHAATGITPGFSVMSIEDREIVDVVEPHPIDEFDDDEIEAAQDGDGLRLPDFHGLGVRVVDDFDTEIENSPGFN; the protein is encoded by the coding sequence ATGCGAAAGGACGCAACACGCAGACGGTTCTTGGTGGGGAGTGCAACGGTGAGTGCAGTGGCACTGGCTGGCTGTGCGGGTGACGGCAATGGTGACGACGACAACGGTGAGGGGTCGGAGTTCGACGACGAGGACTACGACATCGACCCGGACCTCGAAGAGGGTGACGGATCGTACGAAGTCTGGGCGCTCGATCAGGGTCGAGACGACATCTTCATCTACGAACCCGCCGCAGACGCCGACGGCGACGACGAGTTCGCGATGACGGACTACATCGACGTCAACGACCTTGGTATCGACGCGGACGACATCGTCCCGCACATGATCGACTTCAGTTCGGACTACGCCTACGCCGCTATCGCCTGTACGGCCGGCGGCCGAACGCTCGTCTTCGACACCGAAGAGAAAGAACTCGTCGCGGACATCGAGACCGGGCCGTCCACGCACATGGCCGCGTTCAGCCCCGGTGACGAGTACATCACCGTCGACGTCATGGGCGACATGGAAGACGGTCACTACGGCAGCATCGTTCGCCTCGACGCCGATACCGAAAACGGCGAGTTCGAAGAAGTCGACCGTATCGAACTCGGCGAGAGCGACGAGGTGTCGGACAACGAAGTCGAGCCGGGTCATCCAATCTGCCATCAGTACACGGCCGACGGTCGCTCGCTTCACACGCTCGGCCCGGAGTATGGCAACGCGGGGCTCGTCATCGTCGATCACGACGAGTTCGAAATCGAACGCGCGTACACGCAAGAAGAAGCGCCGACTAACTGCGGAACGATGCCCCACTACGAGGACGAGAAGTTCTACCTCACCGCCGGCGCACCGTCCGACCCCGACGAGGGCGAAGACGGCGTCGGCCACTACTACGTCTACGACACCGCCGAAGACGAGTTCATCCTCGAGGAAGGTGACACGGAAGGCGTCGACGCACACGGCTTCTGGTTCACCCCTGACGGCGAAGAGCTGTGGATCCTCAACCGGGAAACGAACGACGGCGTCGTCGTCGACCCGGAGACCGACGAGCCAGTCGAAGACGGCTACATCGAGCAGTACGGTCCGGATCAGGCCGACGACCCGGCTGACAGCGACGCGCCGGACATCATGTGGTCCTCACCCGACGGCGAGTACATGTTCGTCAGCCTGCGCGGCCCCGACCCGGTTTCGGGCGACCCCCACGCAGCGACCGGCATTACGCCCGGCTTCTCGGTCATGAGCATCGAGGATCGCGAAATCGTCGACGTCGTCGAACCACACCCGATCGACGAGTTCGACGACGACGAGATCGAGGCCGCACAGGACGGCGACGGTCTGCGCCTTCCGGACTTCCACGGACTCGGCGTTCGCGTGGTCGACGACTTCGACACCGAAATCGAGAACTCGCCCGGCTTCAACTAA
- the ilvD gene encoding dihydroxy-acid dehydratase encodes MSSDDEFDYGKDERLKSTEVTQGAEKAPHRAMFRAMGFEDEDFGSPMIGVPNPAADITPCNVHLDDVAESALEGTDEAGGMPIEFGTITISDAISMGTEGMKASLISRELIADSVELVSFGERMDGLVTVAGCDKNLPGMLMAAIRTDLPSVFLYGGSIMPGEHEGRDVTIVSVFEGVGTYGTGEMSGDELDDLERSACPGAGSCGGMYTANTMASISEALGLAPLGSASPPAEDEERYEVARRAGELAVEVVEEDRRPSDVISRKSFENAIALQTAIGGSTNGVLHLLALAREADVDLEIEDFDEISRRTPKIADLSPGGDHVMNDLHEIGGVPVVIRRLLEADLFHGDAMTVTGRTIEEELETLDLPDESEIDAEFLYSVDDPKEAEGAIKILTGNLAPDGSVLKVTGDDEFHHHGPARIFEDEEDAMEYVQEGHIESGDVIVIRNEGPSGGPGMREMLGVTAAVVGAGHEDDVALITDGRFSGGTRGPMIGHVAPEAFVGGPIGLLEDGDEITVDIPERTLEVDVDDAELEARREDWERPDPPYDGGVLAKYCRDFGSASHGAVTNPGLKRQ; translated from the coding sequence ATGAGCAGCGACGACGAGTTCGACTACGGCAAAGACGAACGCCTCAAAAGCACCGAGGTCACCCAGGGCGCGGAGAAAGCCCCCCACCGGGCGATGTTTCGGGCGATGGGCTTCGAGGATGAGGATTTCGGCTCGCCGATGATCGGCGTTCCGAACCCGGCCGCAGACATCACCCCGTGTAACGTCCACCTCGACGACGTCGCGGAGTCGGCGCTCGAGGGAACCGACGAAGCGGGCGGCATGCCCATCGAGTTCGGCACGATCACCATCTCCGACGCCATCTCGATGGGGACGGAGGGGATGAAGGCCTCGTTGATCTCTCGAGAACTCATCGCCGACAGCGTCGAACTGGTCTCCTTCGGCGAGCGAATGGACGGCCTCGTCACCGTCGCCGGCTGTGACAAGAACCTGCCGGGCATGTTGATGGCCGCAATCCGGACGGATCTCCCGAGCGTCTTCCTCTACGGCGGCTCGATCATGCCGGGCGAGCACGAGGGCCGCGACGTCACCATCGTCAGCGTCTTCGAGGGCGTCGGCACCTACGGCACCGGCGAGATGAGCGGCGACGAACTCGACGACTTAGAGCGAAGCGCCTGTCCCGGTGCCGGCTCCTGTGGGGGCATGTACACCGCGAACACGATGGCCTCCATCTCCGAAGCGCTCGGTCTCGCCCCGCTCGGCAGCGCGTCGCCACCAGCAGAGGACGAAGAGCGCTACGAGGTCGCCCGCCGCGCCGGCGAACTCGCCGTCGAAGTCGTCGAGGAGGATCGCCGCCCCTCCGACGTCATCAGCCGCAAGTCCTTCGAGAACGCCATCGCGCTCCAGACCGCCATCGGCGGCTCGACCAACGGCGTGCTTCACTTGCTCGCGCTCGCCCGCGAGGCCGACGTCGACCTCGAGATCGAGGACTTCGACGAGATTTCCCGGCGCACCCCCAAGATCGCCGACCTCTCTCCCGGCGGCGACCACGTCATGAACGACCTCCACGAGATCGGTGGCGTTCCAGTCGTGATCCGCCGACTGCTCGAGGCCGATCTCTTCCACGGCGACGCGATGACTGTCACTGGCCGGACGATCGAGGAGGAACTCGAGACGCTCGACCTGCCCGACGAGTCGGAAATCGACGCGGAGTTCCTCTACTCCGTCGACGACCCCAAAGAAGCCGAAGGGGCGATCAAGATCCTCACGGGCAACCTCGCGCCCGACGGCTCCGTCCTGAAGGTGACCGGCGACGACGAGTTCCACCACCACGGTCCCGCACGAATCTTCGAGGACGAAGAGGACGCGATGGAGTACGTCCAGGAGGGACACATCGAGAGCGGCGACGTGATCGTCATCCGAAACGAGGGGCCGAGTGGCGGCCCCGGCATGCGTGAAATGCTCGGCGTCACCGCCGCCGTCGTCGGTGCCGGTCACGAAGACGACGTCGCGCTGATCACTGACGGCCGATTCTCCGGTGGCACCCGCGGCCCGATGATCGGCCACGTCGCCCCCGAGGCATTCGTCGGCGGGCCGATCGGCCTGCTCGAGGACGGCGACGAGATCACCGTCGACATTCCAGAGCGCACCCTCGAGGTCGACGTCGACGACGCGGAACTCGAGGCTCGTCGCGAGGACTGGGAGCGTCCGGACCCGCCGTACGACGGCGGCGTGCTGGCCAAGTACTGCCGCGACTTCGGATCTGCATCCCACGGCGCGGTGACGAACCCTGGCCTCAAACGCCAGTAA
- the mobA gene encoding molybdenum cofactor guanylyltransferase gives MTDDSRAGVVLAGGFSTRFGEADKAVAELAGTPMIRRVVDRLGRVVDDCVINCRDDQREAIETALEGSDVNLTYATDPEPDLGPLAGIRVGLEAVDAAYAAVVACDMPHVDPALLEDLFERARGRDAAVVTLEDGWYQTTQAVYRADAMARACEIALEEGDGRIVTAFDRIDVELVEESELEGVPDHTFESIDTQAALREAERRLEG, from the coding sequence ATGACCGACGACTCACGCGCCGGCGTCGTCCTCGCCGGCGGCTTTTCGACCCGTTTCGGCGAAGCCGACAAAGCCGTCGCCGAGCTCGCCGGAACGCCGATGATTCGACGCGTCGTCGACCGACTGGGACGGGTCGTCGACGACTGCGTGATCAACTGTCGCGACGATCAGCGCGAGGCGATCGAAACTGCACTCGAGGGAAGCGACGTCAACCTGACGTACGCGACCGACCCGGAGCCCGACCTGGGCCCGCTGGCCGGCATTCGGGTCGGTCTCGAGGCGGTCGACGCGGCGTACGCGGCCGTCGTCGCCTGCGACATGCCCCACGTCGATCCAGCGTTGCTGGAGGACCTTTTCGAGCGCGCCCGCGGCCGCGACGCCGCCGTCGTCACGCTCGAGGACGGCTGGTACCAGACGACCCAAGCCGTCTATCGTGCCGATGCGATGGCTCGAGCCTGCGAGATAGCGCTCGAGGAGGGCGACGGGCGAATCGTCACCGCGTTCGATCGAATCGACGTCGAACTGGTCGAGGAAAGCGAACTCGAGGGCGTTCCGGACCACACGTTCGAGAGCATCGACACGCAAGCGGCGCTTCGCGAGGCCGAACGCCGCCTCGAAGGCTGA